From Streptomyces zhihengii, the proteins below share one genomic window:
- a CDS encoding ABC transporter permease: MFFTYLRRELRRRRKAALVVASGLALGIALVIVVNSVASGMNRAQDKVLESLYGLGTDMTVTKAAEPPGEGQTVRRPRFEFDAQDSGDDAEQSQDIVMVQGFESLPAATVSDVAGQDGVADAVGGLSIRVMKVDGAFTRGEVQQMPRQGGPGAGGGGTGGGEVRGGGAAFDVDSYSAYGTDVTKQDLGPLTSSKITSGRAFTEADAKADVAVLDSAWAKEKELAVGGTLTVSGTAYKVIGIATADSGDATADVYLPLAEAQTLADAAGKVTTVYVKATDSQRIDGVKQAIQKNISGTTVTTSADLADTVSGSLSTASDLASGVGKWLSWLVLAAAFLVAGLLTSAAVSRRVREFGTLKALGWRSGRVTRQVAGEALVNGLVGGALGIGLGLLGAWLITTFSPTLTAQLGGAAGGGAAQGGFGGGMRAGGPGGGDGPGASARALDIVLTAPVSLTTIGLAVALAVAGGLVAGGFGGWRASRLRPADALRRVE; this comes from the coding sequence ATGTTCTTCACCTACCTCCGGCGCGAACTGCGCCGCCGCAGGAAGGCGGCGCTCGTCGTCGCCTCGGGGCTCGCCCTCGGCATCGCCCTGGTCATCGTCGTCAACTCCGTGGCGTCCGGCATGAACCGGGCGCAGGACAAGGTCCTCGAATCCCTCTACGGACTCGGCACCGACATGACCGTCACCAAGGCCGCGGAACCGCCCGGCGAGGGCCAGACCGTGCGGCGGCCCCGGTTCGAGTTCGACGCGCAGGACAGCGGCGACGACGCCGAGCAGAGCCAGGACATCGTGATGGTCCAGGGCTTCGAGTCGCTCCCGGCGGCCACCGTGTCCGACGTCGCCGGCCAGGACGGCGTCGCCGACGCCGTCGGCGGGCTCAGCATCCGCGTCATGAAGGTCGACGGCGCGTTCACGCGCGGCGAGGTGCAGCAGATGCCCCGTCAGGGCGGCCCCGGAGCGGGCGGCGGGGGCACCGGCGGCGGCGAGGTCCGCGGCGGCGGCGCCGCCTTCGACGTCGACTCGTACAGCGCCTACGGGACGGACGTGACGAAGCAGGACCTCGGCCCGCTGACCTCCTCGAAGATCACCTCCGGGCGCGCCTTCACCGAGGCCGACGCGAAGGCCGACGTGGCCGTCCTCGACAGCGCCTGGGCCAAGGAGAAGGAACTCGCCGTCGGCGGGACCCTCACCGTCTCCGGCACCGCGTACAAGGTCATCGGGATCGCCACCGCCGACAGCGGGGACGCCACGGCCGACGTCTACCTCCCGCTCGCCGAGGCCCAGACCCTCGCCGACGCCGCGGGCAAGGTGACCACCGTCTACGTCAAGGCCACCGACTCGCAGCGGATCGACGGGGTCAAGCAGGCCATCCAGAAGAACATCTCCGGCACCACGGTGACCACCTCCGCCGACCTCGCCGACACCGTCTCCGGCTCCCTGTCCACCGCGTCCGACCTCGCCTCCGGCGTCGGCAAGTGGCTCTCCTGGCTGGTGCTCGCCGCGGCGTTCCTGGTGGCCGGACTGCTGACGTCCGCCGCCGTCAGCCGCCGGGTGCGGGAGTTCGGCACCCTGAAGGCGCTGGGCTGGCGCAGCGGCCGGGTCACCCGGCAGGTCGCCGGCGAGGCGCTCGTCAACGGACTCGTCGGCGGTGCGCTCGGCATCGGCCTCGGACTGCTGGGCGCCTGGCTCATCACCACCTTCAGCCCCACGCTGACCGCCCAACTGGGCGGTGCGGCGGGCGGCGGGGCCGCCCAGGGCGGCTTCGGCGGCGGGATGCGGGCCGGCGGCCCGGGCGGCGGCGACGGCCCCGGGGCCTCCGCACGCGCCCTGGACATCGTGCTCACCGCGCCCGTCTCGCTGACCACCATCGGCCTGGCCGTCGCGCTCGCCGTCGCCGGCGGGCTGGTGGCGGGCGGCTTCGGCGGCTGGCGCGCCTCGCGCCTGCGTCCGGCGGACGCGCTGCGCCGCGTCGAGTGA
- a CDS encoding ABC transporter ATP-binding protein: MYQLSGVTKGYRRGKDTVRALDGVDLTIEDGDRLVIKGPTGGGKSTLLQMLGGLDRPTEGSVLLDGTDLATLPEARLTRVRAEKIGFVFQGFNLIPTLTAQENVETALVPLGLRAAERRERAADALASVGLGERLRHVPGELSGGQQQRVAIARALVKRPAVLLADEPTGNLDESMRDEVMDVLETLWQEHAFTFVMVTHDSALTKRARRVATIRAGRVTVREQVG, encoded by the coding sequence ATGTACCAGCTCAGCGGCGTCACCAAGGGCTACCGGCGGGGCAAGGACACCGTACGCGCCCTCGACGGGGTCGACCTCACCATCGAGGACGGCGACCGCCTGGTGATCAAGGGCCCGACCGGGGGCGGCAAGTCCACGCTGCTCCAGATGCTCGGAGGGCTCGACCGGCCGACCGAGGGGAGCGTGCTGCTCGACGGCACGGACCTCGCGACCCTGCCGGAGGCCCGGCTGACCCGGGTGCGCGCGGAGAAGATCGGGTTCGTCTTCCAGGGGTTCAACCTGATCCCGACGCTGACCGCCCAGGAGAACGTGGAGACCGCGCTCGTCCCCCTCGGCCTGCGCGCCGCCGAACGCCGCGAACGCGCGGCCGACGCGCTGGCGTCGGTGGGGCTCGGGGAGCGGCTGCGCCACGTGCCGGGGGAGCTGTCCGGCGGGCAGCAGCAGCGGGTGGCGATCGCGCGGGCGCTGGTGAAGCGCCCGGCGGTACTGCTCGCCGACGAACCGACCGGGAATCTCGACGAGTCGATGCGGGACGAGGTGATGGACGTCCTGGAGACCCTGTGGCAGGAGCACGCCTTCACCTTCGTGATGGTCACCCACGACTCCGCCCTCACGAAGCGCGCCCGCCGCGTGGCGACGATCCGCGCGGGGCGCGTGACAGTCCGCGAACAGGTGGGGTGA
- the murQ gene encoding N-acetylmuramic acid 6-phosphate etherase: MTSTYGELRAQLASLTTEAFRPDLADIDRLPTLEIARIMNGEDTSVPAAVAARLPVIAAAIDATAERMARGGRLIYAGAGTAGRLGVLDASECPPTFNTDPSEVVGLIAGGPSAMVKAVEGAEDSKELAAADLDALKAGPDDTVVGISASGRTPYAIGAVEHARALGALTIGLSCNADSALGAAAEHAVEVVTGPELLTGSTRLKAGTAQKLVLNMISTITMIRLGKTYGNLMVDVRASNDKLHARSRRIVALATDASDAEIEAALAATGGEVKHAILVILGGVDAGRAASLLSASRGHLRAALTETG; encoded by the coding sequence ATGACCTCCACCTACGGTGAACTCCGCGCCCAGCTCGCCTCGCTGACGACCGAGGCGTTCCGCCCCGACCTGGCCGACATCGACCGCCTGCCCACCCTGGAGATCGCGCGGATCATGAACGGCGAGGACACCTCCGTCCCCGCCGCCGTCGCCGCCCGGCTTCCCGTCATCGCCGCCGCGATCGACGCCACCGCCGAGCGGATGGCCCGCGGCGGCCGGCTGATCTACGCGGGCGCCGGCACGGCGGGGCGGCTGGGCGTGCTCGACGCGAGCGAGTGCCCGCCGACGTTCAACACCGACCCGTCGGAGGTCGTGGGCCTGATCGCGGGCGGCCCGTCGGCGATGGTCAAGGCGGTCGAGGGCGCGGAGGACAGCAAGGAACTCGCCGCGGCCGACCTGGACGCACTGAAGGCCGGCCCGGACGACACGGTGGTCGGCATCTCCGCCTCGGGCCGCACGCCGTACGCGATCGGCGCGGTGGAGCACGCGCGGGCGCTGGGAGCGCTCACCATCGGGCTGTCGTGCAACGCGGACAGCGCGCTGGGGGCGGCGGCGGAGCACGCCGTCGAGGTGGTGACCGGGCCCGAACTACTCACCGGCTCGACGCGGTTGAAGGCGGGGACGGCGCAGAAGCTGGTCCTCAACATGATCTCGACGATCACGATGATCCGCCTGGGCAAGACATACGGGAACCTGATGGTGGACGTCCGCGCCTCCAACGACAAGCTGCACGCCCGCTCCCGCAGGATCGTCGCGCTGGCGACGGACGCGTCCGACGCGGAGATCGAGGCGGCTCTGGCGGCGACGGGCGGGGAGGTGAAGCACGCGATCCTGGTGATCCTGGGAGGGGTGGACGCGGGGCGTGCGGCGTCCCTCCTCTCCGCCTCCCGCGGCCACCTCCGCGCGGCCCTCACGGAGACCGGCTGA
- a CDS encoding MurR/RpiR family transcriptional regulator, with amino-acid sequence MTYPVKEIFNGEAPPAPAALAAKVRTLSPSMTRSMQRVAEAVADDPAGCAALTVTGLAELTGTSEATVVRTARLLGYPGYRDLRLALAGLAAHQQSGRAPALTTDIAVDDPIGDVVAKLAYDEQQTLADTAAGLDTVQLGAAVAAASTARRIDIYGVGASSLVGMDLAQKLLRIGLIAHAHTDPHLAVTNAVQLRSGDVAIAITHSGSTGDVIEPLRVAFDRGATTVAITGRPDGPVTQYADHVLTTSTARESELRPAAMSSRTSQLLVVDCLFIGVAQRTYESAAPALAASYEALAHRHSPRSR; translated from the coding sequence GTGACCTATCCAGTGAAGGAAATTTTCAACGGTGAGGCACCGCCCGCCCCCGCCGCGCTCGCGGCGAAGGTGCGTACGCTCTCCCCGTCCATGACCCGCTCCATGCAGCGGGTCGCCGAAGCCGTCGCCGACGACCCGGCCGGCTGCGCGGCCCTCACGGTCACCGGACTCGCGGAGCTCACGGGCACCAGCGAGGCGACCGTGGTCCGCACCGCCCGTCTCCTCGGCTATCCCGGCTACCGCGACCTGCGCCTGGCCCTCGCCGGCCTCGCCGCCCACCAGCAGTCCGGCCGCGCGCCGGCCCTCACCACCGACATCGCCGTCGACGACCCGATAGGCGACGTCGTCGCCAAGCTCGCCTACGACGAGCAGCAGACCCTCGCCGACACCGCCGCCGGCCTGGACACCGTGCAGCTCGGCGCGGCGGTCGCCGCGGCCTCCACGGCCCGGCGGATCGACATCTACGGCGTCGGCGCCTCCTCGCTCGTCGGCATGGACCTGGCGCAGAAGCTGCTGCGGATCGGGCTCATCGCCCACGCCCACACCGATCCCCACCTCGCCGTGACCAACGCGGTGCAGCTCCGCTCGGGCGACGTCGCCATCGCCATCACCCACTCCGGGTCGACGGGCGACGTCATCGAGCCGCTGCGGGTGGCCTTCGACCGCGGCGCGACGACGGTCGCGATCACCGGCCGCCCGGACGGCCCCGTGACGCAGTACGCCGACCATGTGCTGACCACCTCGACGGCCCGCGAGAGCGAGCTGCGCCCGGCCGCGATGTCCTCGCGGACCAGCCAACTGCTCGTCGTCGACTGCCTGTTCATCGGCGTGGCGCAGCGCACCTACGAGTCGGCGGCTCCTGCCCTCGCCGCGTCGTACGAGGCACTCGCACACCGCCACAGCCCGCGCAGCCGCTGA
- a CDS encoding DUF4031 domain-containing protein translates to MTVYIDPPNWPGHGRMWSHLVSDVSFEELHAFADAIGCPRRAFERDHYDVPSHRYADAVGAGAVEIGSKELVHRITAAGLRRPKHRPPP, encoded by the coding sequence GTGACGGTCTACATCGACCCGCCGAACTGGCCCGGGCACGGGCGCATGTGGTCGCACCTGGTCAGCGACGTCTCCTTCGAGGAGCTGCACGCCTTCGCGGACGCGATCGGGTGTCCGCGCCGGGCGTTCGAGCGCGATCACTACGACGTGCCGTCGCACCGCTACGCGGACGCGGTGGGGGCGGGGGCGGTGGAGATCGGCTCGAAGGAACTGGTCCACCGGATCACGGCGGCGGGCCTCCGCCGCCCGAAACACCGCCCGCCGCCGTAG
- a CDS encoding Cmx/CmrA family chloramphenicol efflux MFS transporter, translating to MPLAVYILGLSVFALGTSEFMLSGLLPPIAEDMDVSIPSAGLLISAFAIGMVVGAPLLAVATLRLPRKTTLVTLISVFGVGQIAGALAPTYEILFASRVISALACAGFWAVGAAVAIAMVPRTSRARAMAVMIGGLSIANVLGVPAGAFLGEHLGWRSAFWAVGAASAIALVGVVTLIPRIPLPEQRPRLKGELSIYRDRQVWLSIAVTALAAGGVFCAFSYLAPLLTDVAGLPDGWVPTVLALFGLGALVGTTVGGRVADAHLFGVLLSGTAASTVLLAALALFASSPVAVVALSFLLGLSAFYTAPALNARMFNGAGAAPTLAGATTTAAFNLGNTGGPWLGGTVIDAGLGFASTAWAGAGMTLVAIVLVAVSLRLHSRSRVVTGSMGAPSPIEAPSPASLRPTD from the coding sequence ATGCCGCTCGCCGTCTACATACTCGGCCTGTCCGTCTTCGCGCTCGGGACCAGCGAGTTCATGCTCTCCGGGCTGCTGCCGCCGATCGCCGAGGACATGGACGTCTCGATCCCCAGCGCCGGGCTGCTGATCTCCGCGTTCGCCATCGGCATGGTGGTCGGCGCGCCGCTGCTTGCGGTCGCGACGCTGCGGCTGCCGCGCAAGACCACCCTGGTCACGCTGATCTCGGTGTTCGGCGTCGGCCAGATCGCGGGGGCGCTGGCGCCCACGTACGAGATCCTCTTCGCCTCGCGGGTGATCAGCGCGCTGGCGTGCGCCGGCTTCTGGGCCGTGGGCGCGGCCGTCGCCATCGCGATGGTGCCCCGGACGTCACGGGCCCGGGCGATGGCCGTGATGATCGGCGGACTGTCGATCGCCAATGTGCTGGGTGTCCCGGCGGGCGCGTTCCTCGGGGAGCACCTGGGCTGGCGCTCGGCGTTCTGGGCGGTGGGCGCGGCGTCCGCGATCGCCCTCGTCGGCGTGGTGACGCTCATCCCGCGCATCCCGCTGCCCGAGCAGCGCCCCCGGCTGAAGGGCGAGCTGTCGATCTACCGCGACCGGCAGGTGTGGCTGTCGATCGCGGTGACCGCGCTCGCGGCGGGCGGCGTGTTCTGCGCCTTCTCCTACCTCGCGCCGCTGCTCACCGACGTCGCCGGGCTGCCGGACGGCTGGGTGCCGACGGTGCTGGCGCTCTTCGGCCTCGGCGCGCTGGTCGGCACGACGGTCGGCGGGCGGGTGGCCGACGCCCACCTCTTCGGCGTGCTGCTCTCCGGCACCGCCGCCTCCACCGTGCTGCTGGCGGCGCTCGCGCTGTTCGCCTCCAGCCCGGTCGCGGTGGTCGCCCTGTCGTTCCTGCTCGGCCTGTCCGCGTTCTACACGGCGCCCGCGCTCAACGCGCGCATGTTCAACGGCGCGGGCGCGGCCCCGACGCTGGCGGGCGCGACGACGACGGCGGCGTTCAACCTGGGCAACACGGGTGGACCCTGGCTGGGCGGCACCGTGATCGACGCGGGGCTCGGGTTCGCCTCGACGGCGTGGGCGGGGGCGGGGATGACGCTGGTGGCGATCGTGCTGGTCGCCGTCTCCTTGCGGCTGCACAGCCGCTCCCGTGTGGTGACGGGCTCCATGGGAGCCCCGTCCCCGATCGAGGCCCCCTCCCCCGCGTCCCTCCGCCCCACCGACTGA
- a CDS encoding HD domain-containing protein, producing the protein MPALPAHPAHDALRTRWRTTLLDALDTDAAGSTGGTGGPRHPDPDPDHRYADSLLARWAEPQRRYHTTDHLVAVLDRIDELADHAHDPAVVRLAAWFHDAVYLPDRSENEERSARLAERALAELGVDERRTAEVARLVRLTVTHDPAPGDADGEALCDADLAILAAAPQAYAAYAAAVREEYAFVPEEAFRDGRAAVLRQLLALPALFRTPYGREHWERAARHNLTVELELLAAS; encoded by the coding sequence ATGCCCGCACTCCCCGCGCACCCCGCCCACGACGCCCTCCGCACGCGCTGGCGCACCACCCTGCTCGACGCCCTCGACACGGATGCCGCGGGCAGCACGGGCGGCACGGGCGGGCCCAGGCACCCCGACCCCGACCCCGACCACCGGTACGCCGATTCCCTGCTCGCCCGCTGGGCCGAACCGCAGCGCCGATACCACACCACCGACCACCTCGTCGCCGTCCTCGACCGGATCGACGAGCTCGCGGACCACGCCCACGACCCCGCGGTCGTCCGCCTCGCGGCCTGGTTCCACGACGCCGTCTACCTGCCGGACCGCTCCGAGAACGAGGAGCGCTCCGCCCGCCTCGCGGAACGCGCCCTCGCCGAGCTGGGCGTCGACGAGCGGCGCACCGCCGAGGTCGCCCGGCTGGTGCGCCTCACCGTCACCCACGACCCCGCCCCCGGCGACGCCGACGGCGAGGCCCTCTGCGACGCCGACCTCGCGATCCTGGCCGCCGCCCCGCAGGCGTACGCCGCCTACGCGGCGGCCGTGCGCGAGGAGTACGCCTTCGTGCCGGAGGAGGCGTTCCGCGACGGGCGGGCCGCGGTGCTGCGGCAGCTCCTGGCGCTGCCCGCGCTGTTCCGCACCCCGTACGGACGGGAGCACTGGGAGCGGGCGGCCCGCCACAACCTCACCGTGGAGCTGGAGCTGCTGGCCGCATCGTGA
- a CDS encoding heavy metal translocating P-type ATPase, protein MPTAAAHPATSEAREVELAIGGMTCASCAARIEKKLNRMDGVEATVNYATEKAKVSFADGVDVADLIATVEKTGYTAHEPAPVRPVREAGSEDDADEPDELAPLRQRLITAVLLSVPVIAMAMVPAFQFEYWQWLSLTLAAPVVTYAAWPFHRAAFTNARHGAATMDTLISVGTSAAFLWSLWALFFGTAGTPGMTHPFEFTVTRGDGAGNIYLEAAAGVTAFILAGRYFEARSKRKAGAALRALLELGAKEVTVLRGGREVTVPTAELAVGDRFLVRPGEKIATDGTVVEGSSAIDASMLTGESVPVEVSTGDTVTGATLNAGGRLVVEATRVGSDTQLARMAKLVEDAQNGKAAAQRLADRISAVFVPVVIGLALATLGFWLGNGSGLTAAFTAAVAVLIIACPCALGLATPTALMVGTGRGAQLGILIKGPEVLETTRSVDTIVLDKTGTVTTGRMTLLAVHTAEGVTEDEVLRLAGAVENASEHPIARAVAAGAGERVGTLPAPEDFANVPGLGVQGVVEGHAVLVGREKLLGDWAMALPEGLAKAKQEAERTGRTAIAVAWDGEPRAVLEVADAVKDTSAEAVRRLRALGLTPILLTGDNRTVAEAVAAEVGIDEVIAEVMPEDKVDVVRRLQAEGRSVAMVGDGVNDAAALATADLGLAMGTGTDAAIEAGDLTLVRGDLNAAADAIRLSRRTLGTIRSNLFWAFAYNVAALPLAAAGLLNPMIAGAAMAFSSVFVVGNSLRLRGFRPTT, encoded by the coding sequence ATGCCGACCGCAGCCGCTCACCCGGCCACCAGCGAAGCCCGCGAAGTGGAACTCGCCATCGGTGGCATGACCTGCGCCTCCTGTGCGGCCCGGATCGAGAAGAAGCTCAACCGCATGGACGGCGTCGAGGCCACCGTCAACTACGCCACCGAGAAGGCGAAGGTCTCCTTCGCCGACGGCGTCGACGTGGCGGATCTCATCGCCACCGTCGAGAAGACCGGCTACACCGCCCACGAGCCCGCCCCCGTGCGCCCCGTCCGCGAGGCCGGCTCCGAGGACGACGCCGACGAGCCGGACGAGCTCGCGCCCCTGCGGCAGCGTCTGATCACCGCCGTCCTCCTCTCCGTGCCCGTGATCGCGATGGCCATGGTCCCGGCCTTCCAGTTCGAGTACTGGCAGTGGCTGAGCCTGACCCTCGCCGCACCCGTCGTCACCTACGCGGCCTGGCCCTTCCACCGCGCCGCGTTCACCAACGCCCGCCACGGCGCCGCCACCATGGACACCCTGATCTCCGTCGGCACCTCGGCGGCCTTCCTGTGGTCCCTGTGGGCGCTCTTCTTCGGCACCGCCGGCACCCCCGGGATGACCCACCCCTTCGAGTTCACCGTCACCCGCGGCGACGGCGCCGGGAACATCTACCTGGAGGCCGCGGCCGGCGTCACCGCCTTCATCCTGGCGGGCCGCTACTTCGAGGCCCGCTCCAAGCGCAAGGCGGGCGCGGCCCTGCGGGCGCTCCTGGAACTGGGCGCCAAGGAGGTCACCGTGCTGCGCGGCGGCCGGGAGGTGACCGTCCCTACGGCGGAGCTCGCGGTCGGGGACCGCTTCCTGGTCCGCCCCGGCGAGAAGATCGCCACCGACGGCACCGTCGTCGAGGGGTCGTCCGCGATCGACGCGTCCATGCTGACCGGCGAGTCCGTGCCCGTGGAGGTCTCCACCGGCGACACCGTCACCGGCGCCACCCTGAACGCCGGCGGCCGGCTCGTCGTCGAGGCCACCCGCGTCGGCTCCGACACCCAGCTCGCCCGGATGGCGAAGCTCGTCGAGGACGCGCAGAACGGCAAGGCCGCGGCCCAGCGCCTCGCCGACCGGATCTCGGCCGTCTTCGTCCCCGTCGTCATCGGCCTCGCCCTCGCGACCCTCGGCTTCTGGCTCGGCAACGGCTCCGGACTGACCGCCGCGTTCACCGCCGCCGTCGCCGTCCTGATCATCGCCTGCCCCTGCGCCCTCGGGCTCGCCACCCCGACCGCGCTCATGGTCGGCACCGGCCGCGGCGCCCAGCTCGGCATCCTGATCAAGGGGCCCGAGGTCCTGGAGACCACCCGCTCCGTCGACACGATCGTGCTCGACAAGACCGGCACCGTCACCACCGGCCGGATGACCCTGCTCGCCGTCCACACCGCCGAGGGCGTCACCGAGGACGAGGTCCTGCGCCTGGCCGGCGCGGTGGAGAACGCCTCCGAGCACCCCATCGCCCGGGCCGTCGCCGCCGGCGCCGGCGAGCGGGTCGGCACCCTGCCCGCCCCCGAGGACTTCGCCAACGTGCCCGGCCTCGGCGTGCAGGGCGTCGTCGAGGGGCACGCGGTGCTCGTCGGGCGGGAGAAGCTGCTGGGGGACTGGGCGATGGCTCTCCCGGAGGGCCTGGCCAAGGCCAAGCAGGAGGCGGAGCGCACCGGACGCACCGCGATCGCCGTCGCCTGGGACGGCGAGCCCCGCGCCGTCCTGGAGGTCGCCGACGCCGTCAAGGACACCAGCGCCGAGGCCGTCCGCCGGCTGCGCGCCCTCGGGCTCACCCCGATCCTGCTCACCGGGGACAACCGGACCGTCGCCGAGGCGGTCGCCGCGGAGGTCGGCATCGACGAGGTCATCGCGGAGGTCATGCCCGAGGACAAGGTGGACGTCGTCCGCCGTCTCCAGGCCGAGGGGCGCAGCGTCGCCATGGTCGGCGACGGCGTCAACGACGCCGCCGCGCTCGCCACCGCCGATCTGGGCCTGGCGATGGGCACCGGCACGGACGCCGCGATCGAGGCGGGCGACCTGACGCTGGTCCGCGGCGACCTGAACGCGGCCGCCGACGCGATCCGCCTCTCCCGCCGCACCCTCGGCACCATCCGGTCCAACCTCTTCTGGGCCTTCGCCTACAACGTCGCGGCCCTGCCGCTGGCCGCGGCGGGCCTGCTGAACCCGATGATCGCGGGGGCGGCGATGGCGTTCTCCTCGGTCTTCGTCGTCGGTAACTCCCTCCGCCTCCGCGGCTTCCGCCCGACGACCTGA
- a CDS encoding copper homeostasis protein CutC yields MSNRALLEVIALDAQDAVAARAGGADRLELVTDMAADGLTPPTETFRRIRDAVDIPLRVMLRLTDGFAAGGPDDVDTLVRTAATLRDAGAEEFVLGFLDDHGLPDLVTVERLVTVIDGCAWTFHRAIDRAADRDALRKQLADVPGLDTYLTAGSPAGVDDGLPTLVAEAARHSEPGYEPTLLVGGGLRLEHVPELRRAGLTAFHIGGAARPSGWTAPVSATAVRAWRDALDA; encoded by the coding sequence ATGAGCAACCGTGCACTCCTTGAGGTGATCGCCCTCGACGCACAGGACGCGGTCGCCGCCCGGGCCGGTGGAGCCGACCGGCTGGAGCTGGTCACCGACATGGCGGCCGACGGCCTGACCCCGCCGACCGAGACCTTCCGCCGCATCCGCGACGCCGTGGACATCCCGCTGCGGGTGATGCTCCGCCTCACCGACGGCTTCGCCGCGGGCGGCCCCGACGACGTCGACACCCTGGTGCGCACCGCGGCGACGCTGCGGGACGCGGGGGCCGAGGAGTTCGTGCTCGGCTTCCTGGACGACCACGGGCTGCCGGACCTCGTCACCGTCGAGCGCCTGGTGACCGTCATCGACGGCTGCGCCTGGACGTTCCACCGCGCCATCGACCGGGCGGCCGACCGCGACGCCCTGCGCAAGCAGCTCGCGGACGTCCCCGGCCTGGACACCTATCTGACGGCCGGCTCCCCGGCCGGGGTGGACGACGGACTCCCGACCCTCGTCGCCGAGGCGGCCCGCCACAGCGAGCCGGGCTACGAGCCGACGCTGCTCGTCGGCGGCGGCCTCCGGCTGGAGCACGTCCCCGAACTGCGCCGGGCCGGGCTCACCGCGTTCCACATCGGCGGCGCGGCCCGCCCCTCGGGCTGGACCGCCCCCGTCTCCGCCACCGCCGTCCGCGCCTGGCGCGACGCCCTCGACGCGTAG